A genome region from Methylobacterium sp. FF17 includes the following:
- a CDS encoding MFS transporter — protein sequence MRTPPTSEPAPRQPARAAIAAFVGTTIEWYDFFIYGTAAALVFGPLFFAEATPFVATLAAFGTFAVGFFAWPLGGLVFGHIGDRVGRKKALVVTLVMMGLATTGIGLLPTYASIGIWAPVALVALRILQGIAVGGEWGGAVLLAAEHAPKGRSTFFASFAQLGSPAGQILSLLAFRLAGLMDKESFLAWGWRLPFLISIVLLLVGLFIRLGVGESPEFEENRAKRGPAPAPIREVLATSLRPLVLATGANTFAIGSVYLFNTFMITYTTQYLGLPRATILDALLVAACVQFVMTPVGARIAEAIRNERLFLQGTLIWAMLAPYPLFLLVDLGSVPALVLGLALNVVGTATFYAVIAGYVASAFPTRVRYTAISVAYQVCGAVAGGLTPIIGTILAERFQGHWWPIAAFGTTLAAISFVCVTALGRYRARTLRMELARA from the coding sequence ATGCGAACGCCCCCGACGTCCGAACCCGCCCCGCGCCAGCCCGCGCGCGCCGCCATCGCCGCCTTCGTCGGCACCACCATCGAGTGGTACGATTTCTTCATCTACGGCACCGCCGCCGCCCTCGTGTTCGGGCCGCTGTTCTTCGCGGAGGCGACGCCCTTCGTGGCGACGCTGGCGGCCTTCGGCACCTTCGCGGTCGGCTTCTTCGCCTGGCCCCTCGGCGGGCTGGTCTTCGGCCATATCGGTGACCGGGTCGGACGCAAGAAGGCGCTGGTGGTCACCCTGGTGATGATGGGGCTGGCCACCACCGGCATCGGCCTGCTGCCGACCTATGCCAGCATCGGGATCTGGGCGCCCGTGGCCCTGGTGGCCCTGCGCATCCTCCAGGGCATCGCCGTGGGGGGCGAGTGGGGCGGGGCCGTGCTGCTCGCGGCCGAGCACGCCCCGAAGGGCCGCTCGACCTTCTTCGCCTCCTTCGCCCAGCTCGGCAGTCCGGCCGGGCAGATCCTCTCGCTGCTGGCCTTCCGCCTCGCCGGGCTCATGGACAAGGAGAGCTTCCTCGCCTGGGGCTGGCGCCTGCCGTTCCTCATCAGCATCGTCCTGCTCCTCGTCGGCCTGTTCATCCGCCTCGGCGTCGGCGAATCACCCGAATTCGAGGAGAACCGGGCCAAGCGGGGGCCGGCCCCGGCCCCGATCCGCGAGGTGCTGGCGACCTCCCTGCGGCCCCTCGTCCTGGCGACCGGCGCCAACACCTTCGCGATCGGCTCGGTCTACCTCTTCAACACCTTCATGATCACCTACACCACCCAGTATCTCGGCCTGCCCCGGGCGACGATCCTCGACGCGCTGCTGGTGGCGGCCTGCGTCCAGTTCGTGATGACGCCCGTCGGCGCGCGGATCGCCGAGGCCATCCGCAACGAGCGCCTGTTCCTGCAGGGCACCCTGATCTGGGCGATGCTGGCACCCTATCCGCTCTTCCTCCTGGTCGATCTCGGCTCGGTCCCCGCCCTGGTGCTCGGCCTCGCCCTCAACGTCGTCGGCACCGCCACCTTCTACGCGGTCATCGCCGGATACGTGGCCAGCGCCTTCCCGACGCGGGTGCGCTACACCGCGATCTCGGTGGCCTATCAGGTCTGCGGCGCGGTGGCGGGCGGGCTCACCCCGATCATCGGCACCATCCTGGCCGAGCGCTTCCAGGGCCACTGGTGGCCCATCGCCGCCTTCGGCACCACGCTCGCGGCGATCTCGTTCGTCTGCGTCACCGCGCTCGGCCGTTACCGGGCCCGCACCCTGCGCATGGAGCTGGCCCGCGCCTGA
- a CDS encoding LysR family transcriptional regulator has product MELKWIEDFISLAETRSFSRSAEARFVTQSAFSRRIRSLEVWLGTVLLDRSTYPITLTADGRQFLETAEEVSRLLTVSRADFRNRSERSGLPVVTVAALHSLCLSVLPRWLAGIREAVGPMASRVLPDNFNICVQALVEGGYDLLLTYHHPGIPMPLDPERYPHRVIGRDSLVAVAAPHGLPPDREGRRPLLQYSRGSFLGLLAAIAQSKEGAPVTYPIHTNENSMAEALRSMALAGHGVAWLPVSLVASEIASGALDVVSSEMLMEIRLYRSAERARPFLDAVWNAAALDAPNYALQD; this is encoded by the coding sequence ATGGAACTCAAGTGGATCGAGGATTTCATCAGCCTCGCCGAGACCCGCAGCTTCTCGCGCTCGGCCGAGGCCCGGTTCGTCACCCAATCGGCCTTCAGCCGGCGCATCCGCTCCCTGGAGGTCTGGCTCGGAACCGTGCTCCTCGACCGCAGCACCTACCCGATCACCCTCACGGCCGATGGCCGCCAGTTCCTGGAGACCGCCGAGGAGGTCTCGCGCCTCCTCACCGTCAGCCGCGCGGATTTCCGCAACCGCAGCGAACGCTCCGGCCTGCCGGTGGTGACGGTGGCGGCTCTGCACTCGCTCTGCCTGTCCGTGCTGCCGCGCTGGCTCGCCGGCATCCGGGAAGCGGTGGGGCCGATGGCGAGCAGGGTCCTGCCCGACAACTTCAACATCTGCGTCCAGGCGCTGGTGGAGGGCGGCTACGACCTCCTGCTGACCTATCACCATCCGGGCATCCCGATGCCGCTGGACCCCGAGCGCTACCCGCACCGGGTCATCGGGCGCGACAGCCTCGTCGCGGTGGCCGCCCCCCACGGCCTGCCGCCGGATCGCGAGGGACGCCGGCCATTGCTGCAATATTCGCGCGGCTCGTTCCTCGGGCTCCTCGCGGCGATCGCCCAATCGAAGGAGGGTGCGCCCGTCACCTACCCGATCCACACCAACGAGAATTCCATGGCCGAGGCCTTGCGCTCCATGGCGCTCGCCGGCCACGGCGTCGCCTGGCTGCCGGTGAGCCTGGTCGCAAGCGAGATCGCCTCCGGCGCGCTCGACGTGGTGAGTTCCGAGATGCTGATGGAGATCCGTCTGTACCGCAGCGCCGAGCGCGCGCGGCCCTTTCTCGACGCTGTCTGGAACGCGGCCGCCCTCGACGCGCCAAACTATGCATTGCAGGACTAG